In Candidatus Hydrogenedens sp., the genomic window TTTAGAAAACAGAATTAAACAACTAAAAATGCTTAAACAATTAGGCTACGAAGCAGGAAGTGGAATAATGATAGGAATACCCTATCAAACGTATGAAAGCATCGCTAATGATATCCTACTATTCAAACAATTAGACCTTGATATGATAGGAATAGGACCATACATTCCTCATCCCGATACACCTTTAGGACAGGAATACCTTAATGAATATAAAAAAGATGATGAAAAATTTGTGCCAAACACAGAATTAATGACATATAAAGTCCTTGCATTGACCCGAATTATATGTCCAACCGTAAACATTCCTGCCACCACTGCCCTTGCAACTGTAAATACGCGAGAAGGTCGCATTTTAGCCCTGAATAGGGGAGCCAATGTTATCATGCCGAATCTCACTCCACCAAAATATAAAAAATTGTATGAAATTTATCCAGGTAAATCGTCCGCTGATGAACCTCCAGAAATTATTCATCAAAGTATAATGAAGATTATAGAAAAGGCAGGAAGAAAAGTAGGAACAGGGATGGGAAATCGTAAAAAA contains:
- the hydE gene encoding [FeFe] hydrogenase H-cluster radical SAM maturase HydE → MDKKDIINWLREKNEDKLSELWEMADSIRSKYVGEEVHLRGLIEISNYCKKNCLYCGIRISNKKLTRYRMEDSEILECVEFAKRNGYGTIVLQSGEDPDFTKEKIAELIKKIKENANVAITLSLGEQEKHTLELWKSAGANRYLLRFETSDETLFNEIHSSKQAKSLENRIKQLKMLKQLGYEAGSGIMIGIPYQTYESIANDILLFKQLDLDMIGIGPYIPHPDTPLGQEYLNEYKKDDEKFVPNTELMTYKVLALTRIICPTVNIPATTALATVNTREGRILALNRGANVIMPNLTPPKYKKLYEIYPGKSSADEPPEIIHQSIMKIIEKAGRKVGTGMGNRKK